TATCTAGTCTATTGTGGGTTTTATCCACACCCACTGTTAGGTTTAAATACTGTTTGAACCTGCCAAACACCAGATCATTACATTATGTTCTGATTTATAAAAGCCCAGGGGTAAAAGAGGGTGCACTTAATATCCACAAACTGAGATGTAGCCAACACCAAGATGAAATCACAGAGTCGGAGCTCTTTTCTTTGCTCTGCGTGCTGCTCCAGACTTCTTCTTGGCTTCGGGCTTTGGTGGCTGCTGGAAAGCTTTCCCGCCCCGTCTCTTGGCTTTGGGCCCGTAACTAAAGAAGCAAAATCAAATGCGCACAGATATTGGGACAAGTTAAGGCCTGCCATGTTCAATCTGTAAATGAATGAGAAATATTTAACCCCTTCCAGGATGTCGCCCGGCCCACCTGTTCCTCCTGCGAGCGTCTCTGAGAGGGCAGGCTTTGCGTTTGTGCTCCAGGCTGCCGCAGCCGAAGCAGCCGTCCTCTGGGTGGGCGCGGCTGCAGGGGTGGTCCGGCAGGGCGCAGCGGTCGCAGGACACGCAGTGTCTCCAGGCTAACGTTGGGAAAGTGTTTATTATTCTAAACATCCAGTACAAAGAAACAACAACCCAACAATCTTAAGAGATGACGCGTCTTACATGGTTTCACACATTTCCCGCATGCCGAGCAGTGCTTCCATTCACGGCCATCCTGAGGTTACAGACAGAAAATACGCTTTATAGAGCAGACATTAAACACACCATCACAGGTTTTAGAGTAAACGTCCATAAGAGCATGTGATACCTTGGATGGACAAAGATTGCATTTATTGCAGTGTTTGTTCAGGGAGCACACATGTCTCTGGCATATGGAGCAAAACCTGCAGAAATTAAAGATCAACTTTGACACATGCCACTGATTCTACACGATTTAAGTTCATGCCTCACAAATATATCATTGACTCCTCATCTGCTGGAGGCATATGAGGAGTCAATGATGGGTTGTTGGTACCTGTAGCCCTCCTCTTTGGGCAGAACAACAAGGTTGGGTGGAATATTAGTGAAGAGTCTGACAGGAGACTGCTTCCTGCCTGTCTTCCCGTGTTTATACAGAGGATGGTTGTCATAGTCCACCTTGGTAAAAGCACACAGTTAGGACAACAGAAAAAGACCGATGGATGCTCCAGCTACTGTCTGTAGAGCTTTTGCTCCATTCAGGACACTGCCTGCAGACGCAGCAGTTGCTGCATCACTTGAGCTTCCTAAAGGAGCCTTAACGACCAGCTCACCACGGTGGAACTCAGAACCAGTCATGCacatttgattaaattaaaactggGCTTTAAACTGATATTTAGTATCATTTGTACCCTTTATTTAAATGGAAACATATTGAGATATTACTCAGTAATTGTTGGTAGCTTAGATCTATTGCTGGTGTCTAATATAACAATTGCTTCCATGAAGCTGGACCACAGAGCATCCTGGAAACAAGCAGGAGTGGCAGCATTTAAACCCGGACCCTCAAACCACCAGGACCAGAGTCTGAGtccttgcctgctgctggaggcTGAGGAGGATTCTGATTCTGGTGGGAGTGAAGGGCCTGGTGACAATCTCAgtgttgtttatttctattcagtttatttatacatcacCCATTTACAACCAGTGTCTTCTCACAGTACTTTAACAGACAAATGCCTTCCTGGAAGGCGCATCAGCTGAGCTCCTGCTGTCAATATCTTCATCTCTCCTTCTATAGATGATACAGTTGGTCCTGTCTTCCAGCGTTTAACCTGTTTCTCTCCTAAACACAGATATTGACGGAGCTCTCACTGCAGCTAACTGTGTGCTCTCTTTAGTCCTCTAGACTTTAGGAGCTAAGCTTTTCTGCTTAGCTGAGTTTCCCTCCTTGTTAAAGCCACTAGTACTGCCATTATGTTTTTACTCTTctttcacatagaaagtactcctggatcagcgCTTCTGTACTCgattttgtgtctctgcttttgagggattgctgcaaagccaacagTGCAAGTGACCGTCCGCTGTGGCTCCATGCTGATGAGTGGATaatgcaagtcaatgactcgatgcaacctgctgggatTCCTTAGGTAGAAAACTTTAATTTgaacaataaactaaactaacTAGGATCAATAGGAATGATGTCCTTGAATTGTCTTTTCTGTAGGATTGGATCGACTCTTTTTGTAACTTGCCTTGAGACGATGTGTTAATTggcactgtataaataaactgaaacgaGTGAAATATAGTGGATTGAATTAGCATATAGACTAGGGGtgtaaagttacacaaaaaTGAGGTTTAGGCACGTACATTGGTTGGTTCGGTATGACTTTTGTCCATTAcaataatagaaataaacatgtttttcacgGTATTCAGCTGTAAAACACGGACTTTAAATACTCCTTTAAATTCTGCTTGTCATCAGTTCAGGTGAGTAATTAAGATCCCTGATAAAAACCCGCTGAGGTGAGGCATTGGTCCGGTCCACCTGTTTTTCTCCAtcaccgtaggaacctgaacaAGGAACCTTAATGTTCCCCAAAAGCAGAGTTTAATAACCGCTGGGAGTTCCTTTATGGTTCTGTTGCACGGTGGAGCGTGTCAGTTTACTCTTTAGTTGCACATGACTACAAGTTTAAAACAACGCTGAATTTGTTCGATAATAATGCTTGCTGAATCAACGGGGCGCTACCAAAAATGCTTTAGTATGAATACATGTCTTCAGAGCTTTAAAATAGAAGGCAGCAAAGTCACATGTACACCTTCCAATTGGATCCTAGGTATAAAACAGTGAAGTTCAACTTATTGTGACTTTACAGTGACTTTGTTCTGTGATTGGTTAATGAGACTAAACTAGAGCTGAACGTGGAACATTTAGGACCGATGAGCAGCATCATCTGATCAGTGAGGAGGGGGTGTTGGAGAACGTCTCCACTGCGAACGTTTGATCCACATGGGCTTCAGGGGGAAGATGTTGGATCCTTGCAGGTAGCTCGTGTCTTGAAAATGTCCGTTCTGTTCTAGCACTGAAGACACCGAGCCCCTGTTCACGCCACAACGAGCTATTAAAACCTTTTCCAGTTTCTATTAACCAGTCTacataataacattttaatcatAATCTCTGTGCACATCACAGCGGTAGGTGGTGTGTTTGAAACATGCGTACCAACCAACACTCCCTGCTTAATAAGGCGGCACCACTACGTCACGCTGTGCATGCGGCGGGGCTTCCCCATACAGGCAGATTCTGTTATCCTATCTATACGACAACGCACGCTGGCATGCTTTCAAAACTGGAACTCATTTTCAACTCCAGAGAAAACGTAGACCGTTTTGGTGTAGAGGAAAAGTAGAAAGCCCTTGTTGGGTTCCACCTTGGCAGAAGGCAGAGGTTGGAAAAGCAGGGAGAATAATACGTCAGGTGCTATGAGTTTCACTCCAAACTTATTCAGagtctctctctccctttcttaAAAAGATGCGTACGCATTGAGAAAACATTATTGGTAATAAACTGGACAGAGGGAGAATCCCATGCAGTGGAAAGTCCCGTGTCTAAAACCACCAGTCTGCCAAACCTCTAGTATTGCCAGTATTGTTATCATCTGTCCAGGCTCCTAGGAAATCTTTTCCggggattttttctttttgtagctCCAACTATTAAGATGTTAATTTGTACCAAATGTTAAAATCCATGTATTCTTTTCAAATCCTCCTGAAATacactgaggtttgtggttaGAATGTGATATGTGATATAAAAACGCCGGGTTTCTGATTTATCCTGACCTGCTGCAGTTTGGTGAGACTTAAAAACAATGCCAGTAGCCTCAGACTACGCTTTTGAGTTAGCGCCTTTGAGTCGTCTCCATGCGCATGAGAGGACCGATACAGatgcagaaatatattttaacactTCAGTAAGCTGGTACCTGGTAGTCCAACATGGTGAGTGAAGGGAGACACTCCAGGATGCGAGGCTCAAAGAAGTAGGGGAAGATCCAAATGATGGGCATGTCAACATTAGAGTCCCCTGAACACATGCAGGTCAGGAGTTAAACAAGATTTCTCAAGAAGCGCAAACATTCATATCACTGCAGAATGACATTTGAAGGTATGAGAGGTTAAACCTTTTCCTGAAGGTTTCAGAACATGAATGCATTATTAGAAGTAAGCAAAAAGAACTTAAATCTGTATTCataaaattgccttttcttGATCCCCTGTGTTGTTTTGAGCAGCATCGAAGCAAAAGAAGCTCTTTAACCAGCCGTAAAGACGTCACGGCCATGACCTAAAAGCTGCTAACCGgggttctgctgcttcctccATGTCTGGGATATCAGTGAGAAACTGTTGGCCAGAGGTTTGACCAGTCCACCGAACGGAGGGTCCGCCACCATTATCACCTTCTTCCCATCGAGCTCCCTCAGGAAGGCGTCCAGAACGGCGCTGGAGGCCTGAAAGGACACAAAGCTCCATCACTGAGAGCCGGACACTGCAGAAAGCTCGGTCAGCAACTCTTACCTCTCCTCCGAAGAAGTGATGGTTGAACATGTTGTAGTGACAGAACTCGTCCAGACTGTAGAACTGAGCGTACCTGAAACCCAGACAAATCATTCGGCTGATGGTTAGAACTTGCCCCAGCTCGGGAAACAGGTTTGAACCCATCTGCTGAGTATGCATTTGACAGGAAACAGTCATGGAGCCAGGGGTGCTGTGTCCCATGAAGAACAACGTGCTGCAGGCTCAAGCTTGAAACAGCACAACCCACCCCGACTGCACTTCTTCAGAGAAACCCAGCAGTAGAGACGCAGCACGGCAACTCAGGTAAGAGCTCCTTCTAACATTTCTTTGATTCAGAAGCACCGTTTACTCTGCAGCTCATAAGGAACGTGTTACATTTAGCACATAGAAGACTAAAGGGGAATTTCTGCCCAGTTTGACAGCAGGACAGAAATACTGCAGATTCGGGTGAATAATCAGCAGTGTTTAATAAACTAAATGGGTCCCTTCCACCGGGTCAGAAAACTGCCTTTGACTCCACTCGGGGGATAAGGAAACAACAATagtttggaaaaagaaaaaaaaaaaaaaacgttcagcATGAAGAGACAGGGTGCAACAAACCCGAGGAACTAGTTTACAGCGGCGTGAGAAAGTATTTAcacctctttttttattacaacctCTAAATTCAGTTTAGAATAACAAGAGTTTACATGaaaggccaaaacaaaacagtttagcGCTGCAAAGcacaagaaaaatatatttttactaaTCGAGTTCAGAAAAGTCTAACATGCCCCCCCGGAAGCGTTCCACAGATGGACTGCCTTCcagtccatctgtgtgtgtggtaaTTTAACCCAGGCATAAATGCAGCCTTTCTACGAAGGCCACAGAGGTTAGACAAGGTTAGAAATGCTTTAAAGTTTGCTAATTGGGTTAACCGCTCTCCTGGATAAGGTCCCTGGTCAATTAGATGTAAtttagttcagttcagtttatttatatagtgttgGCTCAAGGAACtttagaaaaagagaaaaacttgtTTCATTCCCATCATATGGACAAAGTCCAAGCCATGTACAAACAATCCAAGTGATCCTACTTATCAAACTACCCACTCTAATTCAGTTTATTACTCAAATTGGTTAGAAAGTTTTCTGTCTGAAGAAGAGGAGGTGGAGTCATGCGTGCAAATACTTTTCATGGACTTGCCATCTGCTTTCTACACAATTCAACCC
The DNA window shown above is from Fundulus heteroclitus isolate FHET01 chromosome 14, MU-UCD_Fhet_4.1, whole genome shotgun sequence and carries:
- the zcchc4 gene encoding rRNA N6-adenosine-methyltransferase ZCCHC4, with the protein product MEANSDSVGIDVVLPEEGRTAPCCPHGPTLLFEKVGKGGNNGRRFYACSACRDRKDCSFFQWEDEKVSEARMLAREAEMQSKMPGLTRQDYCNRFLKYASLPLHEKRFCEDCQILLLPAEHGAHSAHRTAPVTAAQLRRPSVLLRPLYNKKSNAQYLFTDRSAHFLLDTLAGLGYRKVLCVGTPRLQELIKLRNLEQKQEPMQSLLLDIDFRYAQFYSLDEFCHYNMFNHHFFGGEASSAVLDAFLRELDGKKVIMVADPPFGGLVKPLANSFSLISQTWRKQQNPGDSNVDMPIIWIFPYFFEPRILECLPSLTMLDYQVDYDNHPLYKHGKTGRKQSPVRLFTNIPPNLVVLPKEEGYRFCSICQRHVCSLNKHCNKCNLCPSKDGREWKHCSACGKCVKPSWRHCVSCDRCALPDHPCSRAHPEDGCFGCGSLEHKRKACPLRDARRRNSYGPKAKRRGGKAFQQPPKPEAKKKSGAARRAKKRAPTL